The bacterium BMS3Abin02 genome contains the following window.
CACGTGATGGTCGTGCTCGTCGACGAACGGCCCGAAGAGGTCACCGATATGCAGCGTTCCGTCAAGGGTGAAGTCGTGTATTCGACATTCGACCGTCCGGCCGAGGAACACACCCAGGTCTCCGACCTCGCGCTGGAACGGGCGAAGCGGCTCGTGGAGATGGGGACCGACGTGGTCATCCTCCTCGACTCGATCACCCGACTGGCCCGAGCCCACAACCTCGCCACACCGGCGAGCGGGCGGATCCTCTCCGGTGGCGTGGACTCGACGGCTCTGTATCCACCGAAGCGGTTCTTCGGAGCCGCCCGCAACATCGAAGAGGGCGGCAGCCTGACGATCATGGCCACCGCACTCGTCGAAACGGGTTCTCGCATGGACGAGGTGATCTTCGAAGAGTTCAAAGGCACCGGCAACATGGAGCTTCGGCTCGATCGCGGCCTCGCGGATCGCCGGATCTATCCTGCCGTCGACATCTCGCAGTCGGGAACACGCAAAGAGGAGTTGTTGTTCGACCGACAGGAGCTTCTGCAGGTGTGGAAGCTGCGCAGGGTGCTGCTGGCGCTCGAGCCGGGAGCGGCACTCGAGTTGTTGATCGACCGATTGAAGACTACGAAGTCCAACACAGATTTCCTGGCCGAGGTGGCCAGGTCTACCTAAGAGGAGACGTTGTGAAGGCAGGTATCCATCCCAAGTACGTGGAGGCGACGGTGACGTGTTCGTGTGGGAACACGTTCAAGACCCGTTCCACGAAGCCGGAGCTGCACGTCGACCTCTGCAACGAGTGCCATCCGTTCTTCACGGGGCGCCAGAAGCTCGTGGATACGGGCGGCAGGGTGGAGCGTTTCCAGAAACGCTACGGCCGCAAGAGCTTCACGCACACCGACGAGGAAACATCAGACCAGTAGGTCCATCCCGGAGGTGAACAAGTGAGCCGTACTCCTGGCGCGACCGTTGGCGGTCAGGCAGTCATCGAAGGGGTCATGATGCGAGCCCCGAATTCCTGGGCGATCGCGGTACGAGTCCCGTCCGGCGAGATCGAGACGGTGAAACACGACCTTCCGAGGCTGTCGTCGCGTTCGCGCGCTGCGCGAATCCTCTTCGTGCGCGGAGTCATGGTGCTGTACGAATCACTCGTGCTCGGATTCAAGGCGCTCTCATGGTCCGCACAGAAGGCCGTTCCCGAGGAAGAGGAGGAGTTCACGAAACTGCAGCTCGTGGGGACGATCGCGTTCTCGGTCGCCGCCGTCCTGTTGATCTTCGTTCTTGCTCCACTCGGTGTGGCCAAGCTTCTCGCCCCGTACATCGGCGGGTCGTCGTTCTCGTTCAACCTCATCGACGGTATCGTGCGTGGACTGCTCTTCGTCGGCTACATCTGGGGGATCGGGCGGTCGAAGGAGATCCGTCGGGTGTTCGAATACCACGGTGCCGAGCACCAGACGATCCACGCCTACGAGGCGGGAGAACCCCTCACCGTCGACCACATCCAGAAACACTCCCCCGAGCATCCACGTTGTGGTACGAACTTCCTGCTGATCGTCGTGTTCATCTCCTTGGTCGTGTTCACTCTTCTTGGCCGGCCGGGTTGGGTCCAGCTCATCCTCTCCAGGATCGTGTTGATCCCGGTGATCGCCGGCTTCGCCTATGAGGTCCTCAAGTTCTCCGGTCTTCATGGTGGCGATCGCCTCGGCCGCGTTCTCGCTGCTCCAGGTCTGTGGCTTCAGAAGCTCACGACCGACCATCCCGCAGATGATCAGGTGGAGGTCGCGGTCGCCGCCCTCCTCGCTGCGCTCGAACCAGAAGAAGTCGAGGAAGTGAAAGCGCGAGGGCCCGTCTGCCCTGCAGCGCTTCGTGCCCTGGCAAACTGAGATGGATCAGCGACTCGTCGAGCGGCTGGAAGAGATCGAAGAAGCATTCGCTCGAGTCGAGGTGGAACTCGCCGAGCCGGGAGCGACTTCCGATCGAAACCGCTACACAGGCCTGGCCAGGCGCCACGCCGAGCTTCGCCGTATCGTCGAGCAGTACGGCGCCTACAAGGCAGCCGCCACCGATGCGGAAGAGGCCGAGGATCTGGCTCGACAGGAATCCGATCCAGAGATCGCACAGGAGTTTCGAGACCTCGCGGCCGAACTGCGCAGCGACATGGAACGACTCGAACGCGACCTCCATCTCGCTCTCGTCCCGACCGATCCGAACGACGACAAGGACGTGATCGTGGAAGTCCGGTCCGCAGCCGGTGGCGACGAGGCCGCGATCTGGGCGGGCGACCTTCAGCACATGTACCAGGCGTATGCGGAGGCGCAAGGGTTCACGACCGAGGTCCTGGAGGCCTCACCGTCGGAGGCCGGCGGCTTCAAGGAAGTGATCTTCTCCGTCAAAGGCAAAGGCGCGTATTCGAAGCTCAAGTACGAGGCCGGCGTTCACCGCGTACAGCGGGTACCGCAGACCGAGTCGCAGGGGCGAGTGCATACCTCCACCGCGACCGTCGCGGTGCTGCCCGAAGCCAAAGAGGTCGAGATCCAGATCGATCCCGCCGACGTGCGAGTCGATGTGTACCGATCGAGCGGCCCCGGTGGCCAGTCGGTGAACACGACAGACTCTGCGGTCCGGCTGACCCATCTGCCGACCGGCCTGGTCGTGAGCTGTCAGGACGAGAAATCCCAGCTTCAGAACAAGGACAAGGCGTTTCGGATCTTGCGGGCCCGTCTCTATCAACGGCAACTCGAGGAGCAACAGTCCGAAATCGCGGGGGAGCGGCGGGCACAGGTCGGTACCGGTGGCCGGTCCGAGAAGATCCGCACGTACAACTACAAGGACAACCGGGTCACGGATCACCGCATCAAGTTGACCGTCAAGCGCCTGCCCCAGGTGCTCGAAGGCGACCTGGGAGAGTTCATCGATGCGTTGACCGCGGATGAGCAGGCTCGTCGCCTGACCGAAGGCGAATGAGTCTCCGGTTTCGGTGGCCGCGCAGTCGCTCCGCTGTCCGGCAGCGCCTGGGGATCGCGGTATCGAATGCCGAGCACAGAACACCAGATGCAGCGAGCGAAGCGAGCCCGACTGATGACCGATGACTCCCTCCTGCGTGACTCCGGTCTTGCACTCCACGAGGCGGAACGTCTTCTGATGGCCGTCACGGGCCGGTCCCGGTCGGGTCTCTACACCGGTGGCGCGCCCACGGCGGGGGAGCGGGCACGATTCGCCCTCCTGGTCGCGCGTCGCAGAGCGGGCGAACCCCTCCAGTACCTCGAAGGAATCATTCCGTTCGGCCCGGTGGACCTGCGTGTGGACGGCCGTGCTCTGATTCCCCGTCCGGAAACCGAGTATCTCTGGGAGCAGGCCGCCCAGGCCATCGACGGTGCGGGACCCGGCACACGAATCGTCGATCTGTGCACCGGCTCGGGGGCGCTCGCCGTGGCCCTCCAGAAGGCTTTCCCGGAGGCTCGCGTCACGGCCACCGACCTGTCGGAGGAGGCGCTCGCACTCGCCGCCGAGAACGCTGCGATGAATGACGTCACCGTCGACTTCTATCAGGGGGATCTGTTCGCAGCACTCCCGGCTGCCATGAAGGGTCGCATCGATCTCCTCGTGACGAACCCGCCGTACGTGTCGGAGGCCGAGTATCGGGCGCTCCCCGACGAGATCCGTTCGTACGAGCCGCGCGCCGCGCTGGTCGCGGGCCCGGATGGCGACGAGATCCTGGAACGCATCGCCGCCGAGGTGCACGGGTGGCTGGCCGAGGGCGGTTGGCTCTTTTGCGAGATCGGTGAGACGCAGGGTGAGCGGGCCTTGGAGCTGTTCGGCGGTCGGCTGTTCTGCGAGGTCCGTGACGATCTGTCCGGACGGCCCAGGATCCTCGTCACCCGCCAGGGCCACCTAGAAACCCCGAACCCAGGGCTCAGGGGTGCGCATAGCGCATCTACGAGCCCAGGGTTCAGTGGTACCTCGTGAGGATTGATGGCTATTTGGGCAGGATGTACGTTCCTGTCGCGTGGGCGACCAGCACTCCGTCGGTGTCGAGGACCATCCGCACCTCCCCGTAGGCACGCCGACCGGTCACCTCGAGCAACGCGGCCGTAGCCGTGACACCGCTGTCGACGGCAGGGCGGAGGAAGTGTGTGGCCAGCTCGGACGTGACGGCCATCGGCTCGATGCGGCCGAGATGTCCGAAGACGGCGCAGTACAGGGCAGTGTCCGCCATCGCCATGAGCAGCGGTCCCGAGATGTAATTTCCGGGACGCAGCCAACGCGGACCGTACTCCCAGTGCACAACCGCACCGTTGGCGTCGACTTCGGTGCAGGTGATCTCCATGTCGGCTGCCGACGGCATCGATTGCCGAAGGAACTCGTTGATCGTTTCTCGGTTCATGGGCGGAAACTAACCCGTTCTCGTGACGGTTGGACCGGAAAGTCTCCGTGAAGCGCCACGAGAAGGGGTGGATCGACCGCCGGTGTGGTGAAATGGGGCCCGTGGACGACATGACGATCGGTATCTTCGATTCGGGGGTCGGGGGACTGTCGGTGTTGTGGGAGCTCGAACACCTCGTTCCGGGACACCCGATCATCTACCTGGCGGATCAGGCGTGGGCGCCGTACGGCGAACGCAGCCTCGACGACGTGCGCGGGCGCGCCGAAACGGTGACCCGGATGCTTCTGGAAAGGGGCGCCGGCCTGATCGTCGTCGCCTGCAACAGTGCCTCCGCCGCCGCCCTGCACACACTGCGGCGTCGATTCCCGGACGTTCCCTTCGTGGGCATGGAACCGGCCGTCAAACCTGCGGCGGAGCGGACGGCGCGGGGAGTCATCGGCGTCTTGGCCACCAATGCGACGTTCCAGGGTGCGTTGTACGCCTCTGTGGTGGACCGCCACGCGGCAGGGGTCTCCGTCGTCGATCAGGCCTGTCCGGGGCTCGCAACGGCGGTCGAAAGAGGAGAGTCCGCGACAGTACACGCCATGCTCGAGACATACCTCGCCCCGCTGCTCGCCGCCGGCATCGACACGCTCGTCCTCGGGTGCACCCACTATTCGTTGCTGACCCCCGCGATCGAGGCGATCGTCGGCGGGAAGGTCGCCGTCATCGACCCCGCTCCCGCGGTGGCCCGTCAGACGGCGCACATGCTCGGCGGGTCCGTCTGCTCCGGCGCCCGGACGGAGTATCTGACAACGGGGGACGTCGATCGGTTTGCCCGCCGGATCCTCGAGTTGGGCGGCGAGGAAACAGAGGAAGTGCAGGTCGGTTTCGCAGGCGAGCCGGTGTGTGAATCCGGAGGTGTGACGTGGGGATGATCGAAGATGCCGTGGAAGCCATCCGGGACGGATTGATCGTCGGCGTTCCCACGGACACGGTGTACGGCGTCGCCGCCGATCCCACGAGCGTCGCGGCGCTCGAGCGTCTCGCGCTGCTCAAGGGCCGAGCCGGCGGTCACCCGTTCCCCGTCCTCGTCACTTCTCTGCACCAGGCGGCGGACCTCGTGGAGTTCTCCGCTGCGGCGACCCGGCTGGGAACGGAGCACTGGCCGGGACCGCTGACCCTCGTCCTCCCGGCACGACGTGACCTTCCCGTGGCGCACGGCGGCACGATCGGTGTGCGGGTACCCGATCATCCTGCCGCCCTCTGGCTGCTCGAGGTCGCCGGGCCTCTCGCGGTCACGAGTGCGAATCGCAGCGGTGAACCGGCCGCCCGCGACGATTGGGAGGCGAAGGCCATTTTCGGCGACGAGGTGGCGGTCTACCTGGGCGGCATCAGTCTGGGAGGGACCCCGTCGACGGTCGTCGACTGCACGGTCGATCCTCCGGTGCTCCTGCGGGCCGGTCCGATCGGTTGACGTTTCGGCGCGTCTAGCCTGGTGCGAACCAAGAAACCGAGGTTCCCATGACTGATTCGCGTCCTATCGAGATGTCCGATCCGGAGGTCGCCGCGCTCATCAAGGCCGACGTCGTCCGCCAGGATTCGCACATCCATCTCATCGCTTCGGAGAACTTCGCCTCGCGTGCCGTCATGGAGGCGTCGGGATCGGTGTTCACCAACAAGTACGCGGAGGGGTATCCCCGGCGGCGCTATTACGAGGGCTGTCAGGTCGTCGACGAGGTCGAGGATCTGGCGAGGCAGCGGGCGGTGGACCTCTTCGGGGCGGAACATGCCAATGTCCAGCCGCATTCCGGCTCGCAAGCGAACATGGCGGCGTATTTCGCAACGATCAAGCCGGACGACACGGTCCTCGGGATGCGCCTCGACCAGGGCGGACATCTCACCCATGGCTCGCCGGTGAGTTTCTCCGGTCACCTCTACAACTTCGTTGCCTACGGGGTGGATCCGGAGACCGAGATCATCGACATGGACGAGGTTCGGCGTCTCGCGTTCGAACACCGGCCCAAGATGGTGCTCGCAGGCTATTCGGCCTACTCCAGGCGTCTGGACTATGAGGCGTTCCGAGAGATCGCCGACGAGATAGGAGCCGTGTTCGTCGTCGACGCCGCCCATTTCATCGGTCTCGTCGCCGGTGGCGCATATCCGAATCCGGTCCCGCACGCCGACATCGTCACGGCGACGACCCACAAGGCTCTGCGGGGTCCCAGGGGCGGCCTCATCCTCTGCAAAGAGGAGTTCGCCAAGCCGATCGACAAGGCCGTGTTCCCTACGGCGCAGGGCGGAGCACTGTTCAATCAGATCGCCGCCAAGGCGGTCTGCTTCCGGGAGGCATCCACGCCGGCCTACGGAGAGTACGCCCACCAGGTCGTGCGCAACGCCCGGGCCATGGCGGAGCGCTTGACTTCGCTCGGTCTCCGCGTCGTGAGCGGCGCGACCGAGAACCACATGTTCCTGGTCGACGTGCGCAGCATCGACGACGAACTCACCGGCAAGGAAGCCGCAACCCTCCTCGACGACCTCGGGATCACGTTGAATCGCAATGCGATCCCGTTCGACCCGCGCTCGCCGTTCATCACGAGTGGAATCCGCATCGGGACCCCGTCGGTGACGACGCAAGGTATGAAGGAGGCCGAGGTCGAGCACGTCGCGGAGCTGATCGCCCGAGCGCTTCGCGAACGTCACGACGACGTCGCACTCAAGGAAGTGAAGGGCGAAGCCGG
Protein-coding sequences here:
- the rpmE gene encoding 50S ribosomal protein L31; amino-acid sequence: MKAGIHPKYVEATVTCSCGNTFKTRSTKPELHVDLCNECHPFFTGRQKLVDTGGRVERFQKRYGRKSFTHTDEETSDQ
- the prfA gene encoding peptide chain release factor 1, producing the protein MDQRLVERLEEIEEAFARVEVELAEPGATSDRNRYTGLARRHAELRRIVEQYGAYKAAATDAEEAEDLARQESDPEIAQEFRDLAAELRSDMERLERDLHLALVPTDPNDDKDVIVEVRSAAGGDEAAIWAGDLQHMYQAYAEAQGFTTEVLEASPSEAGGFKEVIFSVKGKGAYSKLKYEAGVHRVQRVPQTESQGRVHTSTATVAVLPEAKEVEIQIDPADVRVDVYRSSGPGGQSVNTTDSAVRLTHLPTGLVVSCQDEKSQLQNKDKAFRILRARLYQRQLEEQQSEIAGERRAQVGTGGRSEKIRTYNYKDNRVTDHRIKLTVKRLPQVLEGDLGEFIDALTADEQARRLTEGE
- the prmC gene encoding release factor glutamine methyltransferase — its product is MTDDSLLRDSGLALHEAERLLMAVTGRSRSGLYTGGAPTAGERARFALLVARRRAGEPLQYLEGIIPFGPVDLRVDGRALIPRPETEYLWEQAAQAIDGAGPGTRIVDLCTGSGALAVALQKAFPEARVTATDLSEEALALAAENAAMNDVTVDFYQGDLFAALPAAMKGRIDLLVTNPPYVSEAEYRALPDEIRSYEPRAALVAGPDGDEILERIAAEVHGWLAEGGWLFCEIGETQGERALELFGGRLFCEVRDDLSGRPRILVTRQGHLETPNPGLRGAHSASTSPGFSGTS
- a CDS encoding thioesterase superfamily protein; this translates as MNRETINEFLRQSMPSAADMEITCTEVDANGAVVHWEYGPRWLRPGNYISGPLLMAMADTALYCAVFGHLGRIEPMAVTSELATHFLRPAVDSGVTATAALLEVTGRRAYGEVRMVLDTDGVLVAHATGTYILPK
- the murI gene encoding glutamate racemase, whose product is MKRHEKGWIDRRCGEMGPVDDMTIGIFDSGVGGLSVLWELEHLVPGHPIIYLADQAWAPYGERSLDDVRGRAETVTRMLLERGAGLIVVACNSASAAALHTLRRRFPDVPFVGMEPAVKPAAERTARGVIGVLATNATFQGALYASVVDRHAAGVSVVDQACPGLATAVERGESATVHAMLETYLAPLLAAGIDTLVLGCTHYSLLTPAIEAIVGGKVAVIDPAPAVARQTAHMLGGSVCSGARTEYLTTGDVDRFARRILELGGEETEEVQVGFAGEPVCESGGVTWG
- the ywlC gene encoding threonylcarbamoyl-AMP synthase yields the protein MGMIEDAVEAIRDGLIVGVPTDTVYGVAADPTSVAALERLALLKGRAGGHPFPVLVTSLHQAADLVEFSAAATRLGTEHWPGPLTLVLPARRDLPVAHGGTIGVRVPDHPAALWLLEVAGPLAVTSANRSGEPAARDDWEAKAIFGDEVAVYLGGISLGGTPSTVVDCTVDPPVLLRAGPIG
- the glyA gene encoding serine hydroxymethyltransferase, with translation MTDSRPIEMSDPEVAALIKADVVRQDSHIHLIASENFASRAVMEASGSVFTNKYAEGYPRRRYYEGCQVVDEVEDLARQRAVDLFGAEHANVQPHSGSQANMAAYFATIKPDDTVLGMRLDQGGHLTHGSPVSFSGHLYNFVAYGVDPETEIIDMDEVRRLAFEHRPKMVLAGYSAYSRRLDYEAFREIADEIGAVFVVDAAHFIGLVAGGAYPNPVPHADIVTATTHKALRGPRGGLILCKEEFAKPIDKAVFPTAQGGALFNQIAAKAVCFREASTPAYGEYAHQVVRNARAMAERLTSLGLRVVSGATENHMFLVDVRSIDDELTGKEAATLLDDLGITLNRNAIPFDPRSPFITSGIRIGTPSVTTQGMKEAEVEHVAELIARALRERHDDVALKEVKGEAGELASCFPPYEAQFPGHV